Proteins encoded by one window of Mycolicibacterium sp. ND9-15:
- a CDS encoding acyl-CoA dehydrogenase has product MPIAISPEHNDLADSVRSFVARVAPSEVLHEALETPIPNPPPYWKGAAEQGLQGVHLPEAVGGQGFGVLELAIVVAEFGYGAVPGPFVPSAIASALIAAHDPDAAILADLASGETIAAYAIDSGLTATRHGEGDAAGLVIRGEVRAVPAAEQASVLVLPVAIESGEEWVVLDADQLEMEPVKSLDPLRPVAHVRANAVEVADERVLGNLSRPLARTLISTLLSAECIGVARWATDTAAAYAKIREQFGRPIGQFQAIKHKCAGMIADTERATAAVWDAARAIDEYRETGAAESAFEFAAAVAATLAPEAAQHCAQDCIQVHGGIGFTWEHDTNVYYRRALVLAAGFGRHADYPQQLVDVATSTGMRKLDIDLDPDTEKLRAEIRAEVAALKDIPREERNVAIAEGGWVQPHLPNPWGRAAGPVKQIIIAQEFDTGRVKRPQMGIAAWIIPSIVAFGTDEQQQRFLPPTFRGEMIWCQLFSEPGAGSDLASLTTKATKVDGGWRITGQKIWTTGAQYSQWGALLARTDPSAPKHNGITYFLLDMASDGVEVKPLRELTGNAMFNTVFIDDVFVPDEFVLGEVNRGWEVSRNTLTNERVSIGSSEPPFLASLAEFVKFLQDGQFDQIEQNHAGRLIAEGHAAKVLNMRSTLLTLAGGDPMPAAAISKLLSMKTGQGYAEFAVSSFGTDAVIGDPQQEPGRWAEYLLGSRATTIYGGTTEVQLNIIAERLLGLPRDP; this is encoded by the coding sequence ATGCCCATCGCCATCAGCCCTGAGCACAACGACCTGGCCGACTCGGTGCGGTCCTTCGTCGCGCGGGTGGCGCCCTCCGAGGTGCTACACGAGGCGCTCGAGACACCGATTCCCAATCCGCCGCCCTATTGGAAGGGCGCTGCCGAACAGGGTCTGCAGGGCGTGCACCTGCCCGAAGCCGTTGGCGGACAGGGGTTCGGCGTTCTCGAGTTGGCCATCGTCGTCGCCGAGTTCGGCTATGGGGCGGTGCCGGGACCGTTTGTGCCGTCGGCCATCGCCAGCGCACTGATCGCCGCACACGACCCCGACGCGGCCATCCTCGCAGACCTGGCGTCCGGCGAGACCATCGCGGCCTACGCCATCGATTCCGGCCTGACCGCCACCCGGCACGGCGAAGGCGACGCCGCCGGCCTGGTCATCCGCGGCGAGGTGCGCGCCGTACCCGCCGCCGAGCAGGCGTCGGTGCTGGTGCTGCCGGTCGCGATCGAGAGCGGTGAGGAGTGGGTGGTCCTCGACGCCGACCAACTCGAGATGGAACCGGTCAAGAGCCTCGACCCGCTGCGCCCGGTGGCGCACGTGCGCGCCAACGCCGTCGAGGTCGCCGACGAGCGGGTGCTGGGCAACCTGAGCCGCCCGCTGGCGCGGACGCTGATCTCGACGCTGCTGTCCGCGGAGTGCATCGGTGTGGCACGTTGGGCCACTGACACCGCGGCCGCATACGCCAAGATCCGCGAGCAGTTCGGCAGGCCCATCGGCCAGTTCCAAGCCATCAAGCACAAGTGCGCGGGGATGATCGCCGATACCGAGCGGGCCACCGCCGCGGTCTGGGATGCGGCTCGGGCCATCGACGAGTACCGCGAAACCGGCGCTGCAGAAAGTGCTTTCGAGTTCGCCGCGGCCGTCGCGGCCACCCTGGCGCCCGAGGCTGCCCAGCACTGCGCCCAGGATTGCATCCAGGTGCACGGCGGCATCGGCTTCACCTGGGAACACGACACCAATGTCTACTACCGGCGTGCGCTGGTCCTGGCGGCCGGTTTCGGTCGACACGCCGACTACCCGCAACAGCTCGTCGACGTGGCCACCAGCACCGGGATGCGCAAGCTCGACATCGACCTCGATCCGGACACCGAGAAGCTGCGTGCCGAGATCCGGGCGGAAGTCGCTGCGCTGAAAGACATCCCGCGCGAGGAACGCAACGTCGCGATCGCCGAGGGCGGCTGGGTGCAGCCACACCTGCCCAACCCGTGGGGACGCGCGGCCGGTCCCGTCAAGCAGATCATCATCGCCCAAGAGTTCGACACCGGCCGGGTCAAGCGCCCGCAGATGGGGATCGCGGCGTGGATCATCCCCTCGATCGTCGCGTTCGGCACCGACGAGCAGCAACAGCGCTTCCTACCGCCGACGTTCCGCGGCGAAATGATCTGGTGCCAGCTGTTTTCCGAGCCCGGCGCCGGATCCGACCTGGCCAGCCTGACCACCAAGGCCACCAAGGTCGACGGCGGCTGGCGCATCACCGGGCAGAAGATCTGGACCACCGGCGCGCAGTACTCGCAGTGGGGGGCGCTGCTGGCAAGAACGGACCCGAGCGCACCGAAACATAATGGCATCACCTACTTCCTGCTCGACATGGCCAGCGACGGCGTCGAGGTCAAGCCGCTGCGCGAACTGACCGGCAACGCGATGTTCAACACCGTGTTCATCGACGACGTATTCGTGCCCGACGAGTTCGTCCTGGGCGAGGTCAACCGCGGCTGGGAGGTCAGCCGTAACACGCTCACCAACGAGCGGGTGTCGATCGGCAGCAGCGAGCCGCCGTTCCTGGCCAGTCTGGCCGAGTTCGTCAAGTTTCTCCAAGACGGTCAGTTCGACCAGATCGAGCAGAACCACGCGGGCAGACTGATTGCCGAGGGGCATGCCGCCAAGGTGCTCAACATGCGGTCGACGCTGCTCACGCTCGCCGGTGGCGATCCGATGCCGGCCGCGGCGATCTCGAAGCTGCTGTCGATGAAAACCGGCCAGGGCTACGCGGAGTTCGCGGTGTCCTCGTTCGGCACCGACGCCGTGATCGGCGACCCGCAGCAGGAGCCCGGCCGGTGGGCCGAGTACCTGCTCGGCAGCCGGGCCACCACGATCTACGGCGGGACGACCGAAGTGCAACTCAACATCATCGCCGAACGTCTCCTCGGACTGCCGCGCGACCCGTAA